From the Diospyros lotus cultivar Yz01 chromosome 13, ASM1463336v1, whole genome shotgun sequence genome, one window contains:
- the LOC127788345 gene encoding putative disease resistance protein RGA4 isoform X1 has product MEEVFLFNVAELILSKLGGLLIQVLFLANGADTELRKLQIALLSIKLVLLDAEENQSTNVELHKWLAGVKDAFADADDLLDEVEFEALKNQVRGRVWNYLTSRSSITFRLSVVSRIKEMTARLHLIDGGKNNFRLSERSSDRRNVRIQRETSHSFVRSVDVIGRRRDEEAIVERLTDASEHVSVIPIVGIGGLGKTTLARLVYNNEQFAKHFEPKMWVGVSQDFDMNVLMRKIIESATNSACAELGSDHLQHTLRGCLADKKFLLILDDMWDSDLVKWRELKSLLMGGRRGSKVIVTTRSNAVVSIVGSDHPYELGGLAWRDCFSLILEWAFPKGEDQSRHQNLLDIGEQIAVRCRGVPLAARTLGSLLYKKTDERDWQRVRDSEIWRLQGQRQEDILPALKLSYDYLPSYLKPCFAYCSIFQMGQYIYKDKLIQLWMAQGLIQSIPGQNLEPEDIGDQYFDELCSTSLFQEVEENGPLYVTFRMHDLVHDLAQSIAQTECLKKKSHTGDVSNMVRHVSLLGCDLSGQGVEKSLLKLQKLRTIFFPRDGIKSTHDRFVDECISTFLYLRVIDLEDSCFEVLPKSIGYLKHLRFLDLSWNCSIKKLPASICKLLNLQTLRISDCKALKRLPKNIGNLIGLRHLYVTTQQESFPEKAIGCLTSLQSLWITGCANLVCLPEEIQCLRALRTLAISRCPRLASLPKCIASLAKLENLMINDCEKLNLDEGSITAFGNLGIRKMVFAELPNFVNWPHWLRGTAASVNYLRIAYCPSLGELPEWLQYSASLQKLEIFGCPEVSALPEGFQHLRALKVLRVKECSGLAHRLHPETRRDWHMVGHIPELYINNARITSSHY; this is encoded by the coding sequence ATGGAAGAAGTGTTTCTGTTCAATGTCGCAGAACTTATTCTGTCCAAGCTAGGCGGACTTCTAATCCAAGTACTCTTCCTGGCAAACGGAGCAGATACCGAGCTCCGGAAGCTTCAAATCGCTTTGTTGTCAATCAAACTAGTCCTATTGGACGCAGAGGAGAACCAGTCAACGAACGTCGAGCTTCACAAATGGCTCGCCGGAGTCAAGGATGCTTTCGCTGACGCCGATGATCTTCTGGACGAGGTCGAATTTGAAGCTCTCAAGAACCAGGTTAGGGGAAGGGTATGGAACTATCTTACGAGCCGTAGTTCAATTACTTTCCGCCTTTCTGTTGTTAGCAGGATCAAGGAGATGACAGCGAGGTTACATTTAATTGATGGTGGGAAAAACAATTTTAGGCTTTCTGAGAGGTCTTCGGATCGGCGTAATGTGCGTATACAGAGGGAGACGAGCCATTCTTTTGTTCGTAGCGTCGATGTgataggaagaagaagggatgaAGAAGCCATTGTTGAGAGGTTGACTGATGCTAGCGAACATGTTTCTGTAATTCCCATTGTGGGAATTGGGGGCTTGGGGAAGACAACATTGGCGAGGTTAGTGTACAATAATGAGCAGTTTGCTAAGCATTTTGAGCCGAAGATGTGGGTCGGTGTTTCTCAGGATTTTGATATGAATGTGCTGATGAGAAAGATCATTGAATCTGCAACGAATTCGGCCTGTGCTGAGCTAGGCAGTGATCACTTGCAGCATACGCTTCGGGGTTGTTTGGCCGATAAGAAATTTTTACTGATCTTGGATGATATGTGGGACAGCGACCTAGTAAAATGGAGGGAACTGAAATCTCTCCTCATGGGTGGTCGCAGAGGAAGCAAAGTCATTGTCACCACTAGGTCTAATGCAGTTGTTTCCATTGTGGGCAGCGATCATCCTTATGAACTTGGTGGACTTGCTTGGAGAGATTGCTTCTCTTTGATTCTGGAATGGGCTTTTCCAAAAGGAGAAGATCAGAGTAGGCATCAGAACCTCCTCGACATCGGAGAGCAAATTGCAGTGAGATGTAGGGGCGTTCCATTAGCTGCAAGGACTCTAGGAAGCCTGCTGTACAAAAAAACAGACGAACGTGATTGGCAGCGTGTGAGAGATAGTGAAATATGGAGGTTACAAGGTCAGAGGCAAGAGGATATCCTGCCTGCTCTGAAATTGAGTTATGATTACTTACCATCTTACCTGAAACCATGTTTTGCATActgttcaatttttcaaatgGGGCAATACATTTACAAGGATAAGTTAATTCAGCTGTGGATGGCACAAGGGCTGATTCAGTCAATTCCTGGCCAAAATCTAGAGCCCGAAGACATCGGGGATCAGTATTTTGATGAGTTGTGTTCAACATCACTCTTTCAAGAGGTTGAAGAGAATGGTCCCTTGTATGTAACCTTTAGAATGCATGATCTTGTACATGATCTTGCACAGTCTATAGCACAAACAGAATGCCTAAAGAAGAAATCCCATACGGGAGATGTTTCTAATATGGTTCGACATGTTTCCTTACTGGGTTGTGATTTGTCAGGACAGGGAGTAGAAAAATCCCTCCTGAAACTTCAGAAGCTGCGGACCATTTTCTTTCCACGGGATGGGATAAAATCCACTCACGATCGTTTTGTTGATGAATGCATCTCAACTTTCCTGTACTTGCGAGTGATCGATTTGGAGGATTCATGTTTTGAAGTCTTACCGAAATCTATTGGTTACTTGAAACATTTGAGGTTCCTTGACCTCAGTTGGAACTGTAGCATCAAAAAACTCCCTGCTTCCATTTGCAAGCTGCTGAATCTGCAGACTCTGAGGATCTCAGATTGTAAGGCGTTGAAGAGGTTGCCTAAAAATATAGGGAACTTGATTGGCCTTAGACATCTCTATGTAACCACACAACAGGAATCTTTCCCTGAGAAAGCAATCGGATGCTTGACCTCTCTTCAGTCTCTGTGGATCACCGGTTGTGCCAACCTTGTTTGTTTGCCAGAAGAAATTCAGTGCCTCAGAGCTCTTCGGACATTAGCTATCAGCAGATGCCCGAGATTAGCATCTCTTCCAAAATGCATAGCAAGTCTTGCCAAGTTAGAGAACCTGATGATCAATGACTGTGAAAAGCTCAACTTGGATGAGGGGAGTATCACTGCATTTGGAAACCTTGGCATCAGGAAAATGGTTTTTGCAGAATTACCAAACTTTGTGAATTGGCCCCATTGGCTGCGTGGCACAGCTGCGAGTGTAAATTACCTAAGGATTGCATATTGCCCCAGCCTTGGGGAACTCCCAGAGTGGCTGCAATACTCAGCATCGCTTCAGAAACTCGAGATTTTTGGATGCCCGGAAGTGTCAGCATTGCCAGAGGGATTCCAACACCTCCGGGCACTGAAAGTACTGAGGGTTAAAGAGTGCAGCGGGCTGGCCCATAGACTACACCCAGAAACAAGAAGAGACTGGCATATGGTAGGTCATATCCCAGAATTATATATCAACAACGCCAGGATCACCTCCTCTCATTATTAG